One genomic region from Glaciimonas sp. PAMC28666 encodes:
- a CDS encoding C4-dicarboxylate transporter DctA, translating to MQRLYKSLFGQVVIGLVLGIIVGVLYPKFGESMKPLGDGFIKLVKMIIPMIVFCVVVQGIYGAGELKKVGRVGLKALIYFEAVTFIALALGLLLAFVFHPGAGMNIDVGSLDATSLGTYVQTANKVRGAGFGDFVMKIIPDTVVSAFTSGDVLQVLLFSIIFGCALSLIGEKAAPLVTIVYSMSAAFFKCMSFIIKLAPLGVFGAIAFTVGKYGIGSLEQLGYLVALFYVAVVIFVFAILGTILRLTGFSIFKLIKYLREELMVVLATASSDAVLPQIMKKLEYMGIKDSTVGLVIPTGYSFNLDAFSIYLTLAAVFIAQATNTHLAFTDLLAILAVALITSKGAHGVPGSAIVILAATLSAIPAIPVVGLVLVLSVDWFMGIARALGNLLGNCVATVVVAVWEKDIDRARAHAVLNGDLAAIKAYDEQKNRDNLVEEGRTPANLHLRAEH from the coding sequence ATGCAGCGCTTGTATAAATCACTTTTTGGTCAGGTCGTCATCGGCCTGGTGCTCGGCATCATCGTTGGGGTGTTGTATCCCAAGTTTGGCGAAAGTATGAAACCGCTTGGGGATGGCTTCATTAAGCTGGTCAAAATGATCATTCCCATGATTGTGTTCTGTGTCGTGGTGCAAGGTATTTACGGGGCCGGCGAACTGAAAAAGGTCGGACGGGTAGGGCTGAAGGCGTTGATTTATTTTGAGGCGGTGACGTTTATAGCGCTGGCATTGGGTTTATTGCTAGCGTTTGTTTTCCATCCTGGCGCGGGAATGAATATTGATGTGGGATCGCTGGACGCCACGTCACTAGGAACCTACGTTCAAACTGCGAATAAAGTAAGGGGTGCGGGCTTCGGTGATTTTGTGATGAAAATCATTCCTGATACGGTGGTCAGCGCGTTCACGTCCGGTGACGTATTACAAGTGCTGCTGTTTTCCATTATTTTTGGTTGCGCCTTATCGTTGATTGGCGAAAAAGCCGCGCCGCTCGTCACGATCGTCTACAGCATGTCTGCCGCATTTTTTAAGTGCATGTCATTCATCATCAAGCTGGCCCCGCTGGGAGTGTTTGGTGCAATCGCTTTTACCGTAGGTAAATATGGCATTGGCTCGTTAGAGCAGCTCGGCTATCTGGTCGCGCTCTTTTACGTTGCGGTTGTGATATTTGTGTTTGCCATTCTGGGGACGATCCTGCGACTCACGGGATTCAGTATTTTTAAACTGATTAAATATCTACGTGAAGAGTTGATGGTAGTTTTGGCCACTGCATCCTCGGATGCAGTGCTGCCGCAGATTATGAAAAAGCTGGAATACATGGGCATCAAAGATTCGACCGTCGGATTGGTTATTCCGACTGGTTATTCATTTAATCTGGACGCGTTTTCGATTTATCTGACCCTCGCGGCGGTCTTTATTGCTCAGGCAACCAATACCCACCTGGCGTTCACGGACTTATTGGCCATTTTGGCGGTAGCCTTGATTACGTCAAAAGGGGCCCACGGCGTACCTGGCTCAGCGATTGTGATTCTTGCGGCGACATTGTCTGCGATTCCTGCTATTCCGGTGGTCGGTCTGGTGCTGGTACTCTCAGTCGACTGGTTTATGGGTATTGCCCGCGCATTAGGTAATTTGCTAGGTAATTGTGTCGCCACGGTGGTTGTGGCGGTATGGGAAAAAGATATTGATAGAGCCCGGGCGCATGCGGTATTAAACGGTGACCTGGCAGCGATCAAGGCCTACGACGAGCAAAAAAATCGCGATAATTTGGTTGAGGAGGGGAGAACTCCGGCTAATTTGCATTTGCGTGCCGAGCACTAA
- a CDS encoding allantoate amidohydrolase, with protein sequence MELHPTPLNLTPYKAALPVAADCGNQIMRWSDELARHTEVEDMLTRTYLTPAHHSAAAQLAEWMCAAGMQVRRDMAGNVIGRYEADTADAPALVTGSHFDSVRNGGKYDGNLGILLPIACVQQWHNAGKRFPFALEVIGFAEEEGVRFKATLLGSRAAAGTFDMAVLDNRDDDGHTMREVMAASGFHAVGLAKAAYPPKSVLAFVEVHIEQGPVLLNAELPVGVVTAISGASRFMVEIHGLAGHAGTVPMEMRRDAAMAAAEIGLFIERRCQGKPGLVGTVGMLNVPNGAANVVPGRALFSIDIRAGDDAVRHAAVADVLAEIDTIAQRRNVSINARKTHDAMSVPCAPWLQQQLATAISSSNLPVRHLPSGAGHDAMAMAAITDVAMLFVRCGNGGISHHPDETMTAADAALAAQVFTHFVEQFRK encoded by the coding sequence ATGGAATTGCATCCAACACCATTAAATCTAACCCCCTATAAAGCGGCCCTTCCAGTTGCAGCTGATTGCGGTAACCAGATAATGCGATGGTCAGATGAACTCGCGCGGCACACCGAAGTGGAAGATATGCTGACCCGCACTTATCTGACACCGGCCCACCACTCCGCCGCAGCACAATTGGCCGAATGGATGTGCGCAGCGGGGATGCAGGTACGGCGCGACATGGCTGGCAACGTCATTGGACGTTATGAAGCCGACACCGCGGACGCCCCTGCCCTCGTCACGGGATCACATTTCGACTCGGTGCGAAACGGCGGAAAATATGATGGCAATCTAGGGATTCTTTTACCCATTGCCTGCGTTCAGCAATGGCATAACGCCGGTAAGCGCTTTCCATTTGCCCTTGAAGTCATCGGGTTCGCGGAAGAGGAAGGCGTGCGCTTTAAAGCCACCTTACTCGGCAGCCGCGCTGCAGCAGGCACCTTCGACATGGCGGTGCTTGACAACCGCGACGACGATGGCCATACGATGCGCGAAGTAATGGCAGCATCCGGTTTCCACGCCGTTGGCCTGGCCAAAGCAGCGTATCCCCCAAAATCGGTGCTGGCTTTCGTTGAAGTGCATATCGAACAAGGCCCGGTTTTACTTAACGCAGAGTTACCGGTCGGCGTGGTCACCGCGATCTCTGGGGCATCTCGCTTCATGGTGGAAATCCACGGCTTGGCCGGACATGCTGGCACAGTTCCGATGGAAATGCGACGCGACGCAGCGATGGCAGCGGCTGAAATTGGTTTATTTATAGAGCGCAGGTGTCAGGGCAAGCCAGGACTAGTCGGTACCGTAGGCATGCTTAACGTGCCAAACGGTGCCGCTAACGTGGTTCCCGGCAGAGCGTTATTTTCGATTGATATTCGGGCGGGAGACGATGCAGTCCGGCATGCGGCGGTTGCAGATGTATTGGCTGAAATTGATACGATAGCGCAGCGCCGCAATGTTTCCATCAACGCGCGCAAAACGCATGATGCGATGAGCGTCCCTTGTGCACCGTGGCTGCAACAACAGCTGGCAACGGCAATTTCCTCGAGTAACTTGCCTGTACGCCACCTTCCTTCGGGCGCTGGTCATGACGCCATGGCAATGGCCGCGATAACGGATGTCGCGATGTTGTTTGTCCGCTGCGGTAACGGGGGTATTAGCCATCATCCGGACGAGACCATGACGGCCGCCGATGCCGCCCTCGCCGCTCAGGTATTTACCCATTTTGTCGAACAGTTTAGAAAATAA
- the hutH gene encoding histidine ammonia-lyase, giving the protein MTNITTLTIDGFTLTAAQVVSVARAPYLPVTLAQSSRAALKESRDFIEATWMHDDAPMMYSFNTGVGLLKDTRIKVEHIALFQTQLIKAHCAGIGEPFSEEVSRATMLLRANAFASNYSAPRVEVVDRLLAFLNAGIHPIMPQKGSVGASGDLAPLSYLAAAIAGFDEAEVMYQGERMRAPQAITAAGIAPVKFDLQAKDASALINGCTASLAVAVLVAHDARNLLSDACLSLGLTLEAMRAEMAAFDARIQQARPHAGQIKTAAVVRKLLKGSTRTTHAARSVQFPEESRRTDIPYSERIQDVYSLRCAPQVYGPVFDALDYIDTIVDKEINSATDNPLIFGKEGGGFEIISGGNFHGQYLAQAMDLMAMVMTDLGSICERRVARLIDPTLSWGLPRNLMSGVRGVNTGYPVVQCSLSSLVMENRTLCMPGSVDSIPAKGNSEDHVSNSTWCARKAATVVANTQYIIGVEMLLAAQALTMTEDLLPGFVLGQGTQAAYQEIRRQIPACLDGDRWFHDDILMAQSFVVTGSVRNAVVEKIGAFV; this is encoded by the coding sequence ATGACGAACATAACCACTCTCACCATCGACGGCTTCACCCTCACTGCAGCGCAGGTCGTCAGCGTGGCCCGTGCACCGTATTTGCCGGTGACGTTGGCGCAGTCTTCACGCGCCGCGTTAAAGGAAAGCCGCGATTTCATCGAAGCGACCTGGATGCATGATGACGCGCCGATGATGTACAGCTTCAACACCGGTGTCGGGCTGTTAAAAGATACCCGTATCAAGGTCGAACACATTGCGTTGTTTCAGACTCAGCTGATCAAAGCCCATTGCGCCGGGATCGGCGAGCCATTTTCGGAAGAAGTCAGCCGCGCCACCATGTTGCTGCGTGCCAATGCTTTTGCGAGTAATTATTCGGCGCCACGGGTGGAGGTGGTGGACCGTCTGCTGGCGTTCCTGAACGCTGGCATTCATCCGATCATGCCGCAAAAAGGCTCGGTCGGTGCCTCCGGCGATCTGGCTCCACTGTCGTATCTGGCCGCCGCGATTGCCGGTTTCGACGAAGCCGAAGTGATGTATCAGGGTGAACGCATGCGTGCCCCGCAAGCCATTACCGCCGCCGGCATTGCGCCGGTCAAATTCGATTTGCAAGCCAAGGACGCCTCGGCCTTGATTAATGGCTGTACCGCCTCGCTGGCGGTGGCCGTGCTGGTAGCGCACGACGCGCGTAACTTGCTGAGCGATGCGTGCCTGTCACTGGGCCTGACGCTGGAAGCGATGCGGGCCGAAATGGCGGCCTTCGATGCACGCATTCAGCAAGCACGTCCGCACGCCGGGCAAATCAAAACCGCTGCGGTGGTGCGCAAGCTGCTCAAGGGATCGACCCGCACCACGCATGCAGCGCGCTCGGTGCAGTTTCCGGAAGAGTCCCGCCGCACCGATATTCCGTATTCAGAACGGATTCAGGATGTGTATTCGTTGCGCTGTGCACCGCAAGTCTACGGTCCGGTGTTCGATGCACTCGACTACATCGACACCATCGTCGACAAGGAAATCAATTCGGCCACCGATAATCCATTGATCTTCGGCAAAGAGGGCGGCGGCTTTGAGATCATTTCCGGCGGCAATTTCCACGGCCAGTATCTGGCCCAGGCGATGGATCTGATGGCGATGGTGATGACCGATTTGGGCAGCATTTGCGAACGTCGGGTGGCGCGTCTGATCGATCCGACCTTGTCATGGGGCTTGCCACGCAATCTGATGAGCGGTGTGCGCGGGGTCAACACCGGTTATCCGGTGGTGCAATGTTCGTTGAGCTCCCTGGTAATGGAAAACCGCACCTTGTGCATGCCCGGAAGCGTCGACAGTATTCCGGCCAAAGGCAACAGCGAAGACCATGTGTCCAACTCGACCTGGTGCGCACGCAAGGCCGCGACGGTGGTGGCAAATACCCAATATATTATCGGGGTCGAGATGTTATTGGCGGCACAAGCCTTGACCATGACCGAAGATTTGTTGCCGGGATTCGTCCTGGGCCAGGGCACACAAGCGGCCTATCAGGAAATCCGTCGCCAGATTCCCGCTTGTCTGGATGGTGATCGCTGGTTCCACGATGATATTCTGATGGCGCAATCGTTTGTGGTCACGGGATCGGTACGGAATGCGGTGGTAGAAAAAATTGGGGCGTTTGTTTAA
- a CDS encoding Pls/PosA family non-ribosomal peptide synthetase: MTLSSLARINDLEAVVHPDILLGPIRPELIRNEVLADLLEDTARRVPDQIALIFADRSVTYRELNQTADRAASALIAAGVKPGHIVGLWLPRGIDLLIMQAAIAKAGAAWLPLDADTPVERIAVCLEDANAPGIVTCGLFSSKLGTLDRSVWTIENLLQPTATPVLKRIGLLSTHPAYVIYTSGSTGKPKGIEITQGGICHFLRSENAVLGVRGSDRVYQGFSVAFDMSFEEIWISYLVGATLWIAPKELASDPEALPLALAANGVTVLHAVPTLLALFNQDIPSLRLINLGGEMCPEALVNRWAKPGLQIFNTYGPTEATVSASLAALRANEPVTIGSPLPNYGMLIINPATENGLMLLPRGDTGELCITGPGVAAGYLGRADLTAEKFLPNPWSSSEHDGRLYRTGDLARIEQDGRVQCLGRTDDQVKIRGFRVELGEIEEVLARQSGVGTVAVILRNEDGIDQLIAFIVPENGAAIATSALRSGLGKHLPPYMVPGFFEIMQEMPRLTSGKIDRKALKIRPLTAASAGTAGVGSDTAETPAEVALFAALTTLFPGQVIRRDADFFSDLGGHSLFAARLASALRADPRYAHVTVRDIYMNRVIGRIAVVLAEEPAIAVAVDTSWVAPSSLKRWVCGAAQAAAVPWLVAMRMMQWLAPFFTYHFFTGDPGDSILRAIAMSVGVFLLATFFEFGIAIAAKWLILGRVKPGRYPLWGMTYYRWWLTDRLIEAAPTYLLSGSSIYTWWLRALGARIGSEVLIGSMTLRVHDLLIVENGATIGNAVNFENARVEHGELRLGIIAIGPEANVGSYVVMEGNTSIGSFGHLEGQSALSDGQSVPADRVWGGSPARDIGAFDKRSNPPRPAVTRRRQVCESIFFLIGALLITTLFFMPVFPSFILIDWLDNYDRFPWLQSNQLSFQLSKYFVMAFPATAVLIICTALLSAGIRWSILPRLKAGSWPVRSNKYCSKWLVNQIQESSLSVLHGVYATIYAPFWYRLLGAKVGRGAEISTALGVVPDMLTLGEETFIADAVLLGDEQIDGGWMRMQPTVISRRSFVGNGAYIPDGTTLPENVLIGVHSRAPANDKMQNGDVWLGSPPINLPAREEVCGFPEHLTFRPSKRRRLGRGLVEAFRIVSPHAIVIAVGYTLVLNLMPLAGAGLWGEVIWLLTLSGLMYGVGTFIWIVCIKWLFLRRYHKCSVPMWTPFVWLSEGVTNLYEGIAVPNLLNYLRGTPWLPLAFNLLGCKIGRGVYLNTTDITEFDCVSIGDYSELNALACPQTHLFEDRVMKIDHVTIGKRVYMGPRSAVLYSAIVGDNAKLGALTLVMKGEQIPAGTSWRGCPAAPELKGSV; the protein is encoded by the coding sequence ATGACCTTATCCTCGCTCGCTCGCATCAATGATTTAGAAGCCGTTGTTCACCCCGACATTCTGTTAGGACCGATCCGACCGGAACTCATTCGCAATGAGGTCCTCGCCGATCTGCTCGAGGACACCGCTCGACGTGTGCCGGACCAGATAGCGTTAATTTTTGCTGATCGCAGCGTCACCTATCGTGAGCTCAACCAAACCGCCGATCGTGCTGCCTCCGCGCTGATCGCCGCGGGCGTAAAACCCGGCCACATTGTGGGCTTATGGCTACCGCGTGGCATTGATTTACTGATCATGCAAGCTGCGATTGCCAAGGCCGGCGCAGCCTGGTTGCCGCTTGATGCGGACACGCCGGTTGAGCGAATCGCAGTCTGCCTGGAAGATGCCAACGCCCCCGGTATCGTCACCTGCGGTCTGTTTTCATCAAAGCTGGGAACGCTTGATCGCAGCGTCTGGACGATAGAAAACCTGCTTCAGCCAACCGCAACACCGGTGCTAAAACGCATTGGCTTGCTCAGCACGCATCCTGCGTATGTGATTTATACATCCGGCTCGACTGGTAAACCTAAGGGTATTGAGATCACTCAAGGCGGGATCTGTCACTTTCTGCGCAGCGAAAACGCGGTCCTTGGCGTCCGTGGCTCTGACCGTGTATATCAAGGTTTTTCGGTCGCCTTCGACATGTCTTTTGAAGAAATATGGATCAGTTATCTGGTGGGTGCAACACTTTGGATCGCGCCCAAGGAACTTGCTTCCGATCCAGAGGCATTGCCGCTTGCATTAGCGGCAAACGGCGTGACGGTGTTGCACGCGGTGCCGACTTTGCTGGCTTTATTCAATCAGGACATTCCCAGTCTGCGTTTGATCAATCTGGGCGGAGAGATGTGTCCGGAAGCCCTGGTAAACCGATGGGCCAAACCCGGACTGCAAATTTTTAACACGTATGGGCCAACTGAGGCGACCGTCTCTGCCAGTTTAGCAGCATTGCGCGCCAACGAGCCGGTCACAATCGGTTCGCCTTTACCGAATTACGGCATGTTGATTATCAATCCGGCCACTGAAAACGGATTGATGCTGCTGCCACGCGGCGATACAGGGGAATTATGTATTACCGGTCCCGGAGTCGCAGCTGGTTATCTTGGCCGCGCAGATCTGACGGCGGAAAAATTCTTACCTAACCCCTGGTCGTCCAGTGAGCACGATGGCCGCCTATACCGCACCGGTGATCTGGCCCGCATAGAACAAGATGGCCGGGTTCAATGTCTGGGGCGCACCGACGATCAGGTCAAGATCCGTGGCTTTCGGGTTGAGTTGGGTGAGATTGAAGAAGTATTGGCACGACAGTCCGGCGTGGGTACCGTCGCCGTGATATTGCGGAATGAAGATGGAATTGATCAACTGATCGCTTTTATCGTTCCAGAAAACGGTGCTGCAATTGCTACCAGCGCCCTCCGCAGCGGACTCGGCAAGCACTTGCCACCTTATATGGTGCCTGGTTTTTTTGAAATCATGCAGGAGATGCCGCGGCTGACGTCCGGCAAAATTGATCGCAAAGCCCTCAAAATACGTCCGTTAACCGCAGCGAGTGCCGGAACCGCCGGGGTAGGTTCGGACACGGCAGAGACGCCAGCAGAGGTGGCTTTGTTCGCGGCCTTGACGACGTTATTTCCCGGACAGGTTATTCGCCGCGATGCTGACTTCTTTAGCGATCTGGGCGGTCATTCCCTCTTTGCTGCACGGCTTGCCTCTGCTTTGCGAGCCGATCCGCGCTATGCCCATGTCACCGTGCGCGACATCTATATGAACCGAGTGATCGGCCGCATCGCAGTAGTCTTGGCCGAGGAACCAGCAATCGCAGTTGCCGTCGATACCAGTTGGGTCGCGCCGTCTTCTTTAAAACGCTGGGTCTGCGGCGCTGCACAGGCCGCGGCAGTACCGTGGCTGGTTGCCATGCGCATGATGCAATGGCTGGCGCCATTTTTTACCTATCATTTTTTTACCGGCGATCCGGGCGACTCAATCCTGCGCGCAATCGCCATGTCAGTCGGGGTATTTTTGCTGGCGACATTTTTTGAGTTCGGCATAGCAATTGCTGCCAAGTGGCTTATTCTCGGACGCGTCAAGCCCGGGCGTTATCCGCTTTGGGGCATGACTTATTATCGCTGGTGGTTGACTGACCGTCTGATCGAGGCCGCGCCAACTTATTTGCTCAGCGGTTCCTCGATTTACACTTGGTGGCTAAGAGCGCTCGGCGCACGTATTGGCTCCGAAGTGTTGATTGGGTCCATGACATTACGGGTACATGATTTGCTGATAGTCGAAAACGGGGCCACCATCGGTAATGCCGTCAATTTTGAGAATGCCCGTGTCGAGCACGGTGAGTTGCGCCTCGGAATAATTGCCATCGGGCCGGAAGCCAACGTGGGCTCCTACGTCGTCATGGAAGGCAATACCTCGATTGGCAGTTTTGGGCATCTGGAAGGACAGTCCGCGCTCAGCGATGGTCAATCGGTCCCGGCAGACCGTGTTTGGGGCGGCTCCCCGGCACGCGATATCGGCGCTTTCGACAAGCGCTCTAACCCGCCGCGCCCGGCAGTAACACGCAGACGTCAGGTCTGTGAATCAATCTTCTTCCTGATCGGCGCGCTACTCATCACGACCCTGTTCTTCATGCCCGTTTTCCCAAGCTTTATTCTGATCGACTGGCTCGACAACTATGACCGCTTCCCATGGTTGCAAAGTAACCAGTTAAGTTTTCAGTTATCTAAATATTTTGTGATGGCTTTCCCGGCGACGGCGGTATTGATTATCTGCACTGCATTATTATCAGCCGGTATCCGCTGGAGTATCTTGCCACGGCTCAAAGCCGGTAGTTGGCCGGTTCGAAGCAATAAATATTGCAGCAAATGGTTGGTGAACCAGATTCAGGAATCCAGCTTGAGCGTACTGCATGGTGTCTATGCAACAATCTACGCCCCTTTCTGGTATCGTCTGCTCGGTGCCAAAGTTGGTCGCGGTGCTGAAATTTCTACCGCGCTGGGCGTGGTGCCGGACATGCTGACGTTAGGCGAAGAAACCTTCATTGCCGATGCCGTGTTACTCGGGGATGAACAAATCGACGGTGGCTGGATGCGGATGCAACCCACGGTTATTTCGCGCCGCAGTTTCGTCGGCAATGGTGCTTATATTCCCGACGGCACCACACTGCCGGAGAACGTCTTGATCGGCGTCCATTCGCGCGCGCCCGCCAATGACAAAATGCAGAATGGCGACGTGTGGCTAGGCTCGCCGCCGATCAATCTTCCCGCAAGAGAAGAAGTCTGTGGGTTTCCCGAGCATCTCACCTTCCGTCCCTCCAAACGACGCCGTCTCGGTCGTGGCTTGGTGGAAGCGTTTCGGATTGTCTCACCGCATGCCATCGTGATCGCCGTGGGTTATACGTTGGTCTTGAATCTGATGCCCTTGGCTGGTGCCGGACTGTGGGGCGAAGTGATCTGGTTACTAACCTTGTCAGGCCTGATGTACGGCGTCGGCACATTCATCTGGATTGTTTGTATCAAATGGTTATTTCTAAGACGCTACCATAAGTGTAGCGTCCCGATGTGGACGCCTTTTGTATGGTTATCCGAAGGCGTCACCAATCTCTACGAGGGAATCGCCGTACCTAACCTGCTCAATTACTTGCGTGGCACACCTTGGCTGCCGTTAGCATTTAACTTGCTGGGATGTAAAATCGGACGCGGCGTCTATCTCAATACCACAGACATCACCGAATTCGACTGCGTCTCCATCGGCGACTATAGCGAACTGAATGCCCTTGCCTGCCCGCAAACTCACCTGTTTGAAGATCGCGTCATGAAAATCGATCATGTCACTATCGGTAAGCGCGTGTATATGGGGCCGCGCAGCGCGGTGCTGTACAGCGCGATTGTGGGTGATAACGCCAAACTGGGCGCGCTGACGTTGGTCATGAAAGGTGAGCAAATTCCCGCTGGGACGAGTTGGCGCGGATGTCCTGCGGCGCCAGAGTTAAAGGGATCAGTTTGA
- a CDS encoding 4'-phosphopantetheinyl transferase superfamily protein, with protein MTEDTDGLKSPLIVISVITPLTSIRDSARERIRIALREALGFLLNMSPLSVPLVTELGQPIRLALPALHLGLSLSHEPGLSVAAINLRGKVGIDLMRVNAIADWRQVAQDYLGHETVKRIADLPSSGQSHAFAQEWTRYEACLKCLDIGIREWDPSLDIEMRQCIVNPLILPNGMVGTVATLPAIPPHIK; from the coding sequence ATGACAGAAGATACCGATGGTTTGAAATCGCCACTGATCGTGATCAGCGTGATAACACCGCTTACGTCCATACGCGATAGCGCCCGAGAGAGAATTCGTATCGCACTAAGAGAAGCGTTGGGCTTCTTGCTGAATATGTCGCCCCTCTCAGTACCGTTAGTCACGGAACTGGGGCAACCCATCCGTCTGGCGCTGCCCGCTCTGCATCTTGGGCTTTCATTAAGCCACGAACCCGGCTTGTCAGTGGCAGCGATAAACCTGCGCGGCAAAGTCGGCATCGACCTGATGCGCGTCAATGCCATTGCCGACTGGCGACAAGTAGCGCAGGACTATCTCGGGCACGAAACTGTTAAGCGGATTGCCGATCTGCCATCAAGTGGTCAATCCCATGCGTTTGCGCAAGAGTGGACGCGTTACGAAGCATGTCTTAAATGTCTTGATATTGGTATCAGAGAGTGGGACCCGAGCCTGGATATCGAGATGCGTCAATGCATTGTAAATCCTTTGATTTTACCCAACGGCATGGTCGGCACCGTCGCCACTTTACCCGCCATCCCACCGCACATTAAATGA
- the arfB gene encoding alternative ribosome rescue aminoacyl-tRNA hydrolase ArfB, which produces MSPPNDQNLLLITDSLSIPLSEVEMTGVRAQGPGGQNVNKVSSAIHLRFDINASSLPAVYKEKLLALQDQRITKDGVVILKAQQSRSQEQNKFDALERLRALLLGVTVVQKRRRPTKPSYSSQLKRVEKKTRRGQDKAMRGKVIV; this is translated from the coding sequence ATGTCCCCTCCTAACGATCAAAATTTGCTGCTAATTACTGATAGTCTGAGCATTCCTCTCTCAGAGGTTGAGATGACTGGCGTGCGTGCGCAAGGTCCGGGCGGCCAAAACGTTAATAAAGTCTCCTCAGCGATTCATCTGCGCTTTGACATCAACGCCTCATCACTCCCGGCTGTTTATAAGGAGAAGCTGTTGGCGTTACAGGATCAGCGTATTACCAAGGATGGCGTCGTCATTTTGAAGGCGCAGCAATCACGCAGCCAGGAACAAAATAAATTTGATGCTCTGGAGCGACTACGGGCGTTGTTGCTGGGGGTGACGGTGGTTCAAAAACGCCGTCGTCCTACCAAGCCGAGTTATTCATCCCAGCTTAAACGAGTTGAAAAAAAGACTCGACGTGGGCAAGACAAAGCGATGCGCGGCAAAGTGATCGTCTAG
- a CDS encoding YceI family protein has product MRNNRWLILLFIVAIGADADANASATEHYTIDPDHTFSSFEYSHWGLSTQRNRFDRTSGYIALDQTAGTGEIMIEIDAASVNTGTEMFNKALRASEFFDAEKYPKILFTSTHLLFDGGTLKQVEGDLTIKDITHTVTLEITNFNCRFMLLYGKRACGANGFVKILRSDFHLGRFVPFVSDAVTLHVVVEAIKDY; this is encoded by the coding sequence ATGAGAAACAATCGTTGGTTGATTTTGCTATTCATCGTTGCCATTGGCGCAGATGCAGATGCCAATGCAAGCGCGACCGAGCACTACACAATCGATCCCGACCATACGTTTTCTTCCTTCGAATATAGCCATTGGGGCCTATCGACGCAACGCAATCGGTTCGACCGCACCAGCGGCTACATTGCACTTGACCAGACCGCCGGAACCGGTGAGATCATGATTGAGATTGATGCGGCGTCTGTGAATACCGGCACCGAAATGTTTAATAAAGCCTTACGCGCGAGCGAATTTTTTGATGCCGAAAAATATCCGAAAATCCTCTTCACCTCCACGCACTTACTGTTTGACGGGGGCACTCTCAAACAAGTCGAGGGCGACCTGACCATTAAAGATATCACGCATACCGTGACGCTAGAAATAACCAATTTCAATTGTCGCTTTATGTTGCTATACGGCAAGCGTGCTTGCGGGGCCAATGGCTTTGTTAAAATTCTTCGCAGTGACTTCCACCTGGGCCGTTTTGTGCCGTTCGTCAGCGATGCAGTGACATTGCACGTAGTGGTCGAAGCGATCAAGGATTATTAA